A stretch of Chelativorans sp. AA-79 DNA encodes these proteins:
- a CDS encoding ATP-dependent helicase translates to MNAAHLEKLNDGQRAAVIHGIGLPDGQVGGPLLIIAGAGSGKTNTLAHRVAQLIISGADPRRILLMTFSRRAAGEMGKRVERICARVLGDKAGILTDALSWSGTFHGIGARILREYAIELGLDPQFTIHDREDSADLMNLIRHELGFSKMESRFPAKGTCLSIYSRTVNAQAPLEDILRANYPWCAGWEMQLRELFASYVEAKQIQNVLDYDDLLLYWAQTMSDAALADEIGGRWDHVLVDEYQDTNRLQATILTGLKPGGRGLTVVGDDAQAIYSFRAATVRNILDFPKEFSPAAEIVTLERNYRSTQPILAAANGVIGLARERFTKNLWTDRASNERPCLVTVRDEADQAKFVADTVLENRETGIRLKDQAVLFRASHHSGPLEVELTRRNIPFVKFGGLKFLDSAHVKDMLAALRFAQNMRDRVAGFRLMQLLPGVGPATAQTALDAVAESVEPINTLDSLPCPPRAQADWPGLIELLDGLRAGSSGWPAEIGQVRAWYEPHLERIHEDFEMRRADLLQLEEIAGGYPSRERFLTELTLDPPDATSGQAGVPLLDEDYLILSTIHSAKGQEWRSVFVLNTVDGCIPSDLGVGSSDEIEEERRLLYVAMTRAKDSLNLVVPQRFFTHGQSATGDRHVYAPRTRFIPARLLELFECRAWPVVAPGQGPNAGPREVRLDVGARMRGMWR, encoded by the coding sequence ATGAATGCGGCGCATCTGGAAAAATTGAACGACGGTCAACGCGCCGCGGTCATTCACGGTATCGGCCTGCCCGATGGCCAGGTAGGAGGACCGCTGCTGATCATAGCGGGTGCGGGCTCGGGCAAGACCAATACGTTGGCCCATCGTGTAGCGCAGCTGATTATTTCCGGCGCCGATCCGCGCCGGATCCTGCTCATGACCTTCTCCCGCCGCGCGGCTGGCGAAATGGGAAAGCGGGTGGAGCGCATCTGCGCCAGGGTGCTCGGCGACAAGGCCGGCATTTTGACCGACGCACTCTCCTGGTCAGGCACATTCCACGGGATCGGCGCGCGCATCCTGCGCGAATACGCCATCGAGCTGGGGCTCGATCCGCAATTCACCATCCACGACCGTGAGGACTCGGCCGATCTGATGAACCTCATCCGGCACGAGCTCGGCTTCTCGAAAATGGAAAGCCGGTTTCCGGCGAAGGGGACGTGCCTGTCGATCTACTCTCGCACCGTAAATGCCCAGGCACCCCTCGAGGATATCCTGCGCGCCAACTACCCCTGGTGCGCCGGTTGGGAAATGCAACTGCGCGAGCTTTTCGCATCCTATGTCGAGGCCAAGCAGATCCAGAACGTACTCGATTACGACGATCTGCTGCTTTACTGGGCCCAGACCATGAGCGACGCGGCGCTGGCCGACGAGATCGGCGGCCGCTGGGATCACGTTCTGGTCGACGAGTATCAGGACACGAACCGCCTGCAGGCGACGATCCTGACCGGCCTCAAGCCCGGCGGTCGCGGCTTGACCGTCGTCGGCGACGACGCCCAGGCAATCTATTCCTTCCGCGCGGCCACGGTCAGGAACATCCTCGATTTCCCGAAGGAGTTCTCGCCGGCCGCCGAAATCGTCACCCTCGAGCGCAATTATCGCTCCACTCAGCCGATCCTCGCCGCGGCCAATGGCGTGATCGGGCTTGCGCGCGAACGGTTCACCAAGAACCTCTGGACCGACCGGGCTTCGAACGAACGCCCGTGTCTCGTGACCGTTCGTGACGAGGCCGACCAGGCGAAATTCGTGGCCGACACTGTGCTGGAGAACCGCGAGACCGGCATACGGCTCAAGGACCAGGCCGTGCTGTTCCGTGCGAGCCACCATAGCGGTCCGCTCGAGGTGGAACTCACCCGCCGCAACATCCCCTTCGTCAAATTCGGCGGGCTCAAATTCCTCGACAGCGCCCATGTGAAGGACATGCTGGCCGCGCTGCGCTTTGCCCAGAATATGCGCGACCGTGTGGCAGGCTTCCGATTGATGCAGCTCTTGCCAGGCGTCGGGCCGGCGACGGCACAGACCGCTCTCGACGCCGTTGCCGAGAGCGTTGAACCGATCAACACTCTTGATAGCCTCCCCTGCCCTCCCCGCGCCCAGGCCGATTGGCCGGGCCTCATCGAGCTGCTCGACGGGCTGCGCGCCGGGTCGTCAGGCTGGCCGGCCGAAATCGGACAGGTTCGCGCCTGGTATGAACCGCATCTGGAACGCATCCATGAGGATTTCGAGATGCGGCGGGCCGATCTGCTCCAGCTCGAGGAGATTGCCGGCGGCTATCCCTCCCGCGAGCGATTCCTCACCGAACTGACCCTCGATCCTCCGGACGCCACGTCCGGACAGGCCGGCGTGCCCCTGCTCGACGAGGACTATCTGATCCTCTCGACCATCCATTCGGCCAAGGGCCAGGAATGGCGCTCGGTCTTCGTGCTCAACACTGTGGACGGCTGCATTCCGTCCGATCTCGGCGTCGGCAGCTCCGACGAGATCGAGGAGGAGCGGCGCCTGCTCTATGTCGCCATGACGCGGGCAAAGGACAGTCTCAACCTCGTGGTGCCGCAGCGCTTTTTCACCCATGGCCAATCCGCGACGGGCGATCGGCATGTCTATGCCCCGCGAACGCGGTTCATTCCCGCTCGTCTATTGGAATTGTTCGAATGCCGTGCCTGGCCCGTCGTTGCCCCCGGACAGGGGCCGAATGCCGGCCCGCGGGAGGTTCGCCTCGATGTCGGCGCGAGAATGCGCGGCATGTGGCGATAG